A window of the Trichoderma asperellum chromosome 6, complete sequence genome harbors these coding sequences:
- a CDS encoding uncharacterized protein (BUSCO:EOG092D2CBO) has product MRHVPRLQLRAALAASASHRAGLSIAGRRCQTTSSKASLLEHQHLIGDNSTGLTSYEAAEDVQEEHRARFLTWKGLPEKSRTQGDCPRPQLISFESTPTFTLGRRQDDLIPEQRFHLEQPLDVHLLQRPQPIEGLFYPQVKKTNRGGLTTYHGPGQLVLWPVLDMHSPLYPKYSVSSFASHLEATTQRFLSELFDIQTYTNRDEPGVWVQESSGPPRKIAALGVHHRRYVTALGTAINIDVSVKGLERLNPWARFVPCGLEGKLATSVVAELGSAAQGMSFDLFELAQHWATIFEQGLKDASKRGADLGR; this is encoded by the coding sequence ATGCGGCACGTGCCCCGCTTGCAGCTCAGAGCAGCATtggcggcatcggcatctCACAGAGCTGGCTTGTCAATTGCAGGCCGACGTTGCCAGACTACATCTTCAAAAGCCTCCTTGCTGGAGCACCAGCATCTCATAGGGGATAACTCTACCGGCCTCACGAGCTatgaagctgctgaagatgtCCAGGAGGAGCATCGAGCCAGATTTCTGACCTGGAAGGGACTCCCTGAGAAGTCGAGAACACAAGGTGATTGTCCTCGGCCTCAGCTCATCTCATTCGAGTCTACGCCGACCTTTACTCTTGGTCGTCGACAAGATGATCTTATTCCGGAGCAAAGGTTCCATCTGGAACAGCCGCTGGACGTCCATCTCCTTCAGCGACCTCAGCCCATCGAAGGGCTCTTTTATCCTCAGGTGAAAAAGACGAACCGCGGAGGCCTCACTACTTACCATGGCCCTGGTCAACTAGTTCTTTGGCCCGTATTGGATATGCACTCTCCTCTGTATCCCAAGTATAGTGTCTCCTCGTTTGCTAGCCACCTAGAGGCAACCACGCAGCGCTTTCTTTCTGAGCTTTTCGATATCCAAACATACACCAACCGCGATGAGCCCGGCGTTTGGGTTCAAGAGTCGTCAGGCCCGCCTCGTAAGATTGCAGCTCTCGGAGTCCATCACCGGCGGTATGTCACGGCACTTGGCACAGCCATCAACATCGATGTCTCCGTCAAGGGTTTAGAACGTTTGAATCCGTGGGCTCGGTTCGTTCCGTGCGGGCTCGAAGGAAAGCTGGCAACTTCTGTAGTAGCTGAGCTTGGTAGTGCTGCTCAAGGCATGTCCTTTGACTTATTCGAATTGGCACAACATTGGGCTACCATATTTGAACAAGGGTTGAAAGATGCATCAAAGCGAGGTGCCGATCTGGGACGATAA
- a CDS encoding uncharacterized protein (TransMembrane:15 (o12-36i56-76o91-111i132-153o165-184i196-215o256-277i289-317o358-385i397-422o428-450i457-477o497-520i575-594o606-631i)): MSDSSATPLGQGYGYGIVLGLGFAFAIFMITVTHILKRFNNEVQTSEMFNTAGRTVKSGLVASAVVSSWTWAATLLQSSGVCYRYGVSGPFWYASGATVQILLFATIAITLKKRAPNAHTFLEVIKARYGKAAHFTFIVFGLMTNMLVSLMLITGGAATVNALTGMHGVAAIFLIPIPVVAYTVSGGLKATFITDYIHTFAVLIIIMIFALKTYATSDVLGSPSAVYDLLVKAAQAHPVSGNRDGSYLTMRSQGGAIFFVINIVGNFGTVFLDNGYYNKSIAASPIHALPGYIMGGAAWFAIPWLTATTLGLAALALESSPQFPTYPNRLTDSQVSAGLALPYAAVALMGKGGAIATLIMLFLAVTSAFSAELVATSTIFTYDIYKTYFRPNASSKSLVWMSHMCMVGYMIVVCCISTGLWYNGISMGYLYLLMGVLISAAVIPATLTLLWNGQNRWAAILSPILGTICSIVAWLVTAKKTCGKLDVDCTGSNDPMLAGNVTALLAPVIFVPLLCLIFGFDKYDWQSMMEIRKVDDHDIIQESGLDREAQRELERNQERTESEEERRKLNKAFKIASFVTVFMAIAFLVLWPMPMYGTGYIFSKPFFTGWVTVGIIWIFCSFICVGLYPIWESRATLTRVLGGILTGKRPTAVTMVIESEDSGTLTPEKEYMKEGSI, encoded by the exons ATGTCTGACTCGAGTGCCACTCCATTGGGTCAAGGCTATGGCTATGGCATTGTCCTTGGCCTGGGCTTTGCATTTGCCATCTTCATG ATTACCGTTACTCACATTCTCAAACGATTCAACAATGAAGTTCAAACATCGGAAATGTTCAACACGGCTGGCCGCACCGTAAAATCCGGCCTAGTAGCCTCTGCCGTCGTCTCCTCCTGGACCTGGGCTGCGACCCTATTACAGAGCTCCGGCGTGTGCTATCGTTACGGAGTCTCAGGCCCCTTTTGGTACGCCTCAGGAGCTACCGTTCAGATCTTACTGTTCGCTACGATAGCTATAACGCTCAAGAAGCGAGCGCCGAATGCCCATACATTCCTGGAAGTCATCAAGGCGAGATACGGCAAAGCAGCACATTTCACCTTCATCGTATTCGGCCTCATGACCAATATGCTTGTATCCCTCATGCTGATTACAGGAGGAGCCGCAACAGTAAATGCTTTGACGGGAATGCATGGCGTGGCCGCAATCTTCCTCATCCCCATTCCTGTAGTAGCTTATACTGTTTCTGGAGGCCTGAAGGCAACCTTCATTACAGATTATATTCACACCTTTGCGGTCCTCATTATCATTATGATATTTGCACTCAAGACGTATGCCACTTCGGATGTTCTTGGTAGCCCGTCAGCCGTATATGATCTCCTGGTAAAAGCTGCCCAGGCCCATCCCGTCTCTGGCAACCGGGACGGCAGCTATCTCACCATGAGATCCCAAGGcggcgccatcttcttcgtcattaATATTGTTGGAAACTTTGGCACTGTGTTCTTGGACAACGGCTATTACAATAAATCTATAGCAGCATCTCCAATTCACGCGTTGCCTGGATATATCATGGGCGGTGCGGCGTGGTTTGCCATTCCGTGGTTGACGGCCACGACTCTCGGCCTCGCGGCTCTGGCCCTTGAGTCTAGCCCTCAGTTTCCGACATATCCTAACCGCCTGACAGATTCTCAGGTTTCTGCTGGACTGGCGCTTCCTTATGCCGCAGTGGCTCTCATGGGCAAAGGCGGCGCAATTGCAACTCTCATCATGCTATTCTTGGCCGTCACTTCGGCTTTCAGTGCTGAGCTGGTGGCTACCTCTACCATCTTTACTTACGATATTTACAAGACTTACTTCCGCCCTAatgccagcagcaaaagccttGTCTGGATGTCTCACATGTGCATGGTCGGCTATATGATTGTTGTCTGCTGCATCTCCACGGGCCTGTGGTACAATGGTATCTCCATGGGTTACCTCTACCTCCTCATGGGTGTGTTGATCTCAGCTGCCGTGATCCCAGCCACGTTGACTTTGTTATGGAACGGTCAAAACCGCTGGGCAGCGATACTCTCGCCTATTCTCGGTACAATCTGTTCAATCGTCGCCTGGCTAGTAACAGCAAAGAAGACGTGCGGCAAGCTGGACGTCGACTGCACGGGCTCAAATGACCCGATGCTAGCTGGCAATGTGACTGCGCTGCTAGCACCGGTTATCTTTGTGCCACTGCTTTGCCTTATCTTCGGTTTCGATAAGTACGATTGGCAATCCATGATGGAAATTCGAAAGGTGGACGATCACGATATCATTCAGGAGTCGGGGCTCGACCGCGAAGCACAACGAGAGTTGGAGAGAAACCAGGAGCGAACGGAgtctgaagaagagcgacgGAAGCTGAACAAGGCGTTCAAAATCGCTTCCTTTGTTACTGTTTTCAT GGCTATCGCTTTTCTCGTCCTTTGGCCAATGCCCATGTACGGCACCGGTTATATATTCTCTAAACCTTTCTTCACCGGCTGGGTAACCGTAGGCATCATTTGGATCTTCTGCTCGTTTATTTGCGTGGGCTTGTATCCCATATGGGAGAGCAGAGCGACGTTGACGAGAGTGCTCGGAGGAATTCTCACGGGCAAGAGACCTACAGCCGTTACGATGGTCATTGAAAGCGAAGATAGCGGGACTTTGACACCGGAAAAGGAGTATATGAAAGAAGGGTCCATCtaa
- a CDS encoding uncharacterized protein (EggNog:ENOG41) codes for MAAQAPDGAPIDLAENRKRMLRGDLYYAFTPDLIQDRKECARACRKLNTAVEPTRRELAEIWREITRDQTPLPPKAPTEEEDEALLDDYPIVEGPLKMDYGYNVSLGKNVFVNANSTWIDTCSITIGARTLMGPGCSFYSGTHPLDHRVRNGTRGPESGKPIVVGEDCWLGGGVTVLAGVTIGKGSVVGAGSVVTKDVPEGVVVVGNPARVLKKIVREEENDAA; via the exons ATGGCAGCCCAAGCCCCCGATGGTGCGCCCATAGATCTGGCGGAAAACCGAAAGCGCATGCTCCGCGGCGACTTGTACTATGCCTTTACGCCGGATCTCATCCAAGATCGAAAGGAGTGCGCGAGGGCGTGTAGAAAGTTGAACACTGCTGTGGAGCCCACGAGGAGAGAGTTGGCTGAGATTTGGAGAGA AATCACCAGAGACCAAACCCCATTACCCCCAAAAGCACcaaccgaagaagaagacgaagcacTCCTAGACGACTACCCAATCGTCGAAGGGCCCCTGAAAATGGACTACGGATACAACGTCAG tcTCGGCAAAAATGTCTTCGTCAACGCAAACAGCACCTGGATCGATACCTGCTCCATCACTATCGGCGCCCGCACCCTCATGGGTCCCGGCTGCAGCTTCTACTCGGGCACACATCCGCTGGACCACCGCGTGCGGAACGGCACCCGCGGCCCAGAGTCTGGAAAGCCAATCGTCGTTGGTGAGGATTGCTGGCTCGGTGGTGGCGTGACGGTCTTGGCGGGAGTGACGATTGGCAAGGGATCCGTGGTTGGTGCGGGCAGCGTTGTGACGAAGGATGTGCCGGAGGGAGTTGTGGTGGTGGGGAATCCGGCGAGGGTGTTGAAGAAGATTGttagagaagaagaaaatgatgcGGCGTGA
- a CDS encoding uncharacterized protein (SECRETED:SignalP(1-18)~TransMembrane:1 (n2-10c18/19o926-946i)), producing the protein MVSLTAAALVANAGLAAAAGVLNGYWGQYGTLEGIRTHCDSGVDSITLGFVNNAPDTVDDSGYPGINFGPNCWGDVYVNENGVASNLLSHCMSLQADIPYCKAKGVKVILSIGGVYSATSNYSVPDNSTGTEFATFLYNAFGPYNSSWTGPRPFDASPTDHTSVDGFDFDIEMKFPKGNGPYIDMVNTFRSLDPSLIITAAPQCPTDSGNFYLKDLITQAAFDKLFIQFYNNPGCDAIAGNSPGDKFNYDDWETIIANSAKSKSAKLYIGLPAIQEEKETGYIDPIAVKNLICQYQGRPHFGGLSLWDLSRGLVNNINGTSFNQWALEALQYGCNPYPGPTSSTTTVVSTTTSKASSTTSKASSTTSKASSTTSKASSTTSKASSTTSKASSTTSKASSTTSKASSTTSKASSTTSKASSTTSKASSTSKVSTTSKASTTSKASTTSKASTTSKASTTSKVSTTSKASTTSKATTSSKVSTTSKASTTSKSSSTSKVSTTSKASTTSKASTTSKASTTSKVSTTSKASTTSKASTTSKVSTTSKESSTSKASTTSKASTTSKASTTSKASTTLKTSTTSKASTTSKASTTSKASTTSKASSMSKASTTTKASTTKVSSTSTAGATSKISTTSKTSSTSKASSTSKASTSSTVSTTSKPSTTSKATTSVASTSTKASTTSKSVSSTTSVKPTSSVSDVNKGVTTSSAVPSSSSSVVVLQSTTISRWSNSSIASTAVRNPATTTSGSASVSLTTSVVYTTSVHTVTKCPPYVIDCPAGGYVTTETIALYTTVCPVSDATKTPEATATKEGSQPGVTSSPVGLGGGSGFPQITAVGQPSGPVVEAAVPTGAASSSGLQTLVKPATSAGAPQGSSGESSAFSSPPSQPTIPVGAGSPYPSGGSGSASPSGSWSSVPSGPSTIPSIPGANGASVMSASLVGLAIVMAVQIVL; encoded by the exons ATGGTTTCtctcactgctgctgcccttgTGGCGAACGCTGGTctggctgccgccgccggcgttCTTAATGGCTATTGG GGGCAATATGGCACCCTCGAAGGCATTCGAACACACTGTGATAGCGGTGTTGATTCAATCACGCTGGGCTTTGTCAACAATGCCCCCGATACCGTCGATGACTCTGGCTATCCCGGTATCAACTTTGGACCCAACTGCTGGGGAGATGTCTATGTTAATGAAAACGGTGTGGCGTCAAATCTTTTGAGCCACTGTATGTCCCTTCAAGCCGATATCCCCTACTGCAAGGCCAAAGGCGTCAAGGTCATTCTGAGTATCGGAGGAGTCTACTCGGCGACATCCAACTATTCCGTCCCGGATAACTCCACGGGTACCGAATTTGCCACGTTCCTTTACAATGCTTTTGGTCCCTATAATTCTAGCTGGACGGGCCCTCGCCCTTTTGATGCGAGTCCCACTGACCATACCTCGGTTGATGGCTTTGATTTCGATATCGAGATGAAGTTTC CAAAAGGAAATGGACCCTATATCGATATGGTCAACACGTTCCGTTCCCTTGACCCATCATTGATCATTACCGCTGCTCCTCAATGCCCTACTGACTCTGGGAACTTTTACCTCAAGGACTTGATCACGCAGGCTGCCTTtgataagctctttattcaGTTCTACAACAACCCGGGGTGTGATGCTATTGCTGGTAACTCCCCTGGCGATAAGTTCAACTATGACGACTGGGAAACCATTATTGCCAACAGCGCGAAGAGCAAGTCGGCGAAACTATACATTGGTCTCCCTGCCATtcaggaggagaaggaaactGGTTATATCGATCCCATTGCTGTGAAGAATTTGATCTGCCAGTACCAGGGTAGACCCCACTTTGGTGGTCTCTCCCTGTGGGATTTGTCTCGTGGTCTGGTTAACAACATCAACGGAACGTCGTTCAACCAATGGGCTCTGGAGGCGCTTCAGTACGGATGCAACCCCTACCCTGGTCCCACCTCCTCGACGACCACGGTTGTGAGCACCACCACTTCCAAAGCTTCGTCTACGACTTCCAAGGCTTCGTCTACGACTTCCAAGGCTTCTTCTACGACTTCCAAGGCTTCGTCTACGACTTCCAAGGCTTCGTCTACGACTTCCAAGGCTTCGTCTACGACTTCCAAGGCTTCGTCTACGACTTCCAAGGCTTCGTCTACAACCTCCAAGGCTTCGTCTACAACCTCCAAGGCTTCATCTACAACTTCCAAGGCGAGCTCTACTTCCAAAGTGAGCACGACTTCCAAGGCGTCCACTACATCAAAGGCTTCTACAACCTCGAAAgcttctactacttccaAGGCCTCGACAACTTCCAAGGTCTCGACAACTTCCAAAGCGTCAACCACGTCTAAGGCAACTACCAGCTCAAAGGTGTCTACGACCTCAAAGGCCTCGACTACTTCCAAGTCAAGCTCTACTTCCAAAGTGAGCACGACTTCCAAGGCTTCTACAACATCTAAGGCGTCCACTACGTCAAAGGCAAGCACTACTTCCAAGGTATCTACAACTTCGAAGGCATCTACGACCTCGAAGGCAAGCACTACCTCGAAAGTGAGCACCACGTCCAAGGAATCTTCTACTTCGAAAGCCAGTACTACTTCCAAGGCTAGCACTACGTCAAAGGCTAGCACAACTTCCAAGGCGAGCACCACTTTGAAGACAAGCACGACTTCGAAAGCAAGCACTACTTCTAAGGCGTCTACGACCTCGAAGGCTTCGACGACGTCAAAAGCAAGCAGCATGTCAAAGGCAAGCACCACGACGAAGGCCAGCACTACCAAGGTGAGCTCTACTTCAACGGCCGGCGCCACCTCCAAGATAAGCACCACCTCTAAGACGAGTTCCACTTCCAAAGCGAGCTCTACGTCAAAAGCGAGCACCTCGTCGACAGTAAGCACTACATCAAAGCCAAGCACTACATCCAAAGCCACGACCTCAGTGGCCTCCACATCCACCAAGGCCTCTACAACTTCAAAGTCTGTCTCTTCTACTACATCTGTGAAGCCAACATCCTCGGTGTCGGATGTGAACAAAGGCGTTACTACCTCGAGCGCGGTTCCAAGCTCTTCTAGTTCGGTCGTTGTTTTGCAATCCACGACAATCAGTCGATGGTCAAACTCATCGATTGCCTCGACAGCTGTTCGCAACCCAGCAACAACGACCTCTGGCTCTGCATCCGTTTCTTTGACAACCAGCGTTGTTTATACTACATCTGTACACACTGTTACAAAGTGTCCACCCTACGTTATCGACTGCCCAGCAGGAGGCTACGTAACTACAGAGACCATTGCTTTATACACCACTGTCTGCCCTGTTAGTGATGCAACCAAGACTCCCGAGGCTACGGCGACCAAGGAGGGTTCCCAGCCTGGGGTAACTAGCAGCCCTGTTGGACTCGGTGGTGGCAGTGGCTTCCCACAGATCACGGCAGTTGGACAACCTTCCGGCCCAGTTGTCGAGGCTGCCGTTCCTACTGGTGCGGCTAGTTCCAGCGGTCTCCAAACGCTTGTCAAGCCCGCCACCTCCGCTGGGGCTCCCCAGGGCTCTTCTGGTGAAAGCAGTGCTTTCTCCAGCCCCCCAAGCCAGCCAACTATCCCCGTTGGTGCGGGCTCGCCTTACCCTAGCGGTGGCTCTGGCAGCGCGTCGCCCTCTGGAAGCTGGAGCAGTGTTCCATCTGGACCTTCCACGATTCCTAGCATTCCCGGAGCGAACGGTGCTTCTGTGATGAGTGCTAGCTTGGTTGGCCTGGCAATTGTTATGGCTGTACAGATTGTCTTATAA
- a CDS encoding uncharacterized protein (EggNog:ENOG41~TransMembrane:8 (i272-294o314-335i388-410o422-445i566-587o607-630i682-707o719-740i)) codes for MSYQSIARDDEEPSRWRPSNNSRYQPVPDSEASPSTRHKRQQSSRTKRASASNRRSSRRPDSQASDVSDGMVAPLRIIKSHSSELQATNQPSANQSTHPAGYHAIEPEEDPTVRFDEAQLAMFAADNASRMPNIKDELALAAGKVTPGVDDTPYIQYALQALVGGQGTSIPSHLVSNSSDGYSERYEPMRGFDESAGYSSPTRRDRITSEAAAPSAPLRGPSPPLQLPRRSTASFDPTGASSSRWIPVSSNMQQDLDPHGRTHQPLTVKPQILRAFSMIILIILILLMMAALTFCDRYSTFHSGLTPYPGSIYSAQYFVFRILPQLLASIIFIYAQSVVNASLRVLPFTAMASEDPRVRYLGLFQRLYPASFLLPQFTGPWQFKIFDAATWLAIFTIPLQSSAFTCIFVNDEWVWAPVQVVVWVLVGIYGVLCLAAVILMAYWIVQWTGLAWDIRSIGDLLPLLNRSNVMHSYRRNDLAENAKVFKSQLRERWFDRLGYWRAEDATIGGIWYAIGASPDESFEFISGTMNKKGSNDFSIDLKAAQNSALGAPRGKYLPIHLRNGPIIASASVSFLLLVALLIVSFLPQTRLEDGFLPRLSAMPNDDAFSPANFVFSFVPALIGMILYLYFQGIDQSLRILQPWADLYDVNGSLAQRSLLADYAACLPFQSTWRALRNGHWRVAAVSLLATLFIFISILGGGLFMALTRPDQTVRMYPNMPVFGVLLAFLFLYVGGLTLMVPHRRQFLLPRPVSSIAGIISLCSAEELTQDAAFRSVRGRKDLASRLGVGRDDAREESTWFFGIVPGKDEHRLSVRRMNNFSEKLPRSSRSMV; via the exons ATGAGTTACCAAAGTATCGCCCgtgacgatgaagagcctTCTC GCTGGCGGCCGTCAAATAACTCTCGATATCAGCCCGTCCCCGACAGCGAGGCCTCTCCTTCGACACGCCATAAGCGACAGCAGAGCAGCCGTACAAAGCGTGCCTCGGCATCGAATCGACGCTCCTCCCGCCGACCCGATTCTCAAGCCAGCGATGTGTCTGATGGTATGGTAGCCCCGCTAAGAATCATAAAATCACATTCTTCTGAGCTGCAAGCAACGAACCAGCCTTCAGCAAATCAATCCACACATCCTGCGGGATACCATGCCATCGAGCCAGAAGAAGACCCAACAGTGCGCTTTGACGAGGCTCAACTAGCAATGTTCGCCGCCGATAACGCTTCCCGCATGCCTAACATTAAAGATGAgttggctttggcggcggGAAAAGTCACTCCCGGAGTCGACGATACACCGTACATTCAATATGCTCTGCAAGCTTTGGTGGGCGGTCAGGGCACATCGATACCGTCGCATCTCGTATCCAATTCGTCTGACGGGTATTCCGAACGCTATGAGCCAATGCGTGGATTTGATGAGTCCGCGGGATACTCTTCGCCAACCCGTCGGGATCGTATAACGAGTGAGGCCGCCGCCCCATCAGCTCCACTCAGGGGCCCTTCCCCTCCTCTTCAACTCCCACGACGCAGCACAGCTTCCTTTGACCCAACCGGGGCAAGCTCATCACGATGGATTCCCGTTTCAAGCAATATGCAACAGGATCTTGACCCTCATGGCAGAACGCATCAGCCACTCACCGTCAAACCGCAGATTTTACGGGCATTCTCAATGATAATCTTGATTATCCTAATTTTACTTATGATGGCTGCCCTCACCTTCTGCGATAGATACTCGACCTTCCATTCAGGCTTGACTCCATATCCTGGCAGTATATATTCGGCTCAGTACTTTGTATTCCGGATATTGCCACAATTATTGGCCAgcattatctttatttatgcTCAAAGTGTAGTAAACGCTTCTTTACGAGTTCTACCGTTTACTGCAATGGCCAGTGAGGACCCTCGAGTTAGATATCTGGGACTGTTTCAGAGATTATatcctgcttcttttctactGCCCCAGTTCACTGGACCATGGCAGTTTAAGATTTTCGACGCTGCAACATGGCTGGCTATATTTACGATTCCCTTACAAAGCTCAGCTTTTACGTGTATCTTTGTCAATGATGAGTGGGTTTGGGCGCCAGTTCAGGTGGTCGTTTGGGTGCTTGTTGGCATCTATGGCGTTCTGTGTCTCGCGGCAGTGATTTTGATGGCTTATTGGATCGTTCAATGGACCGGTCTTGCCTGGGACATTCGATCGATTGGAGATCTTTTGCCATTGCTAAACCGCAGCAATGTCATGCACAGCTATAGACGCAACGATCTTGCTGAAAACGCCAAGGTTTTTAAGAGCCAATTGCGTGAGAGATGGTTTGATCGACTGGGGTACTGGAGAGCTGAAGATGCGACCATTGGAGGTATCTGGTATGCCATTGGAGCCTCTCCCGATGAATCTTTTGAGTTTATCTCTGGTACGATGAACAAAAAGGGTAGCAACGACTTTTCTATCGACCTGAAAGCGGCACAAAACTCTGCTCTTGGGGCTCCTCGTGGCAAATACCTACCGATACACCTCCGCAACGGCCCCATCATTGCGTCTGCTTCAGTCAGCTTTCTTCTACTCGTAGCCCTACTCATCGTTTCCTTCTTGCCGCAAACCCGACTAGAGGATGGCTTCTTGCCGAGACTAAGCGCAATGCCTAACGACGACGCCTTTTCCCCAGCCAACTTTGTCTTCAGCTTCGTGCCCGCTTTAATCGGCATGATCCTCTATTTGTATTTTCAAGGCATCGATCAGTCGCTGCGCATTCTCCAACCCTGGGCCGACCTATATGATGTGAACGGTTCTTTGGCGCAGAGATCTCTTTTAGCAGACTATGCAGCTTGTCTCCCCTTCCAGTCAACATGGAGAGCACTGAGAAATGGACACTGGAGAGTAGCGGCTGTGTCGCTGCTGGCGACGTTGTTTATTTTCATCTCAATTCTAGGCGGCGGGCTCTTCATGGCTTTAACAAGGCCTGATCAAACGGTCCGAATGTATCCTAACATGCCAGTGTTTGGCGTCTTGCTAGCATTCCTGTTCCTCTACGTTGGCGGGCTAACTCTGATGGTGCCCCACCGCCGCCAATTCCTACTCCCGCGGCCGGTCAGCTCGATCGCTGGAATCATCAGCCTCTGCTCTGCCGAGGAGCTTACACAAGATGCTGCGTTTCGATCCGTTCGAGGACGGAAAGACCTCGCAAGCCGGCTTGGTGTCGGACGCGACGATGCCCGAGAAGAGAGTACGTGGTTCTTTGGCATTGTGCCAGGAAAAGACGAGCACCGATTGAGCGTACGGCGGATGAACAATTTTTCAGAAAAGCTGCCAAGGTCTTCTAGATCCATGGTTTGA